From a single Candidatus Defluviilinea gracilis genomic region:
- a CDS encoding membrane dipeptidase yields the protein MTLIVDSHQDLAWNMLTFKRDYTRPVAETRRLEASTLIPERMGDCTLGWREYQRGNVAVVFSTLFATPARKKETWDSLWYPDFDTARKLYRDQATAYRKLADSHPDKFRLIASTGELDSHLQHWSQPAREDEGPPVGLVMLMEGAEGIRSIKELSEWWELGLRMIGLAWVGTRYCGGTGEPGGLTDEGRQLISAMADFNFILDLSHMDEAAALESLDRYEGAVMASHSNCAALMKGSESNRHVSDRVIAGLIERGGVQGLIPFNTFLKVGWNRKTASREEVPLDAYVAHIDHVCQIAGNSLHAAIGSDFDGGFGLQSIPAELDTIADLQMVRGKLLERGYTEADAENILGGNWLRFLREHLPK from the coding sequence ATGACTCTCATCGTTGACTCTCACCAGGACCTTGCCTGGAACATGCTCACCTTCAAGCGCGATTACACGCGCCCGGTGGCTGAAACGCGCCGCCTCGAAGCGAGCACCCTCATCCCCGAACGCATGGGCGATTGCACGCTCGGATGGCGCGAATACCAACGCGGCAATGTGGCGGTCGTATTCTCGACATTGTTCGCCACCCCCGCGCGAAAAAAAGAAACGTGGGACAGCCTGTGGTATCCCGACTTCGACACCGCTCGCAAACTCTATCGCGACCAGGCGACTGCCTATCGCAAACTTGCGGATTCGCACCCGGACAAATTCCGCCTCATCGCCTCGACGGGCGAACTGGATTCCCATCTTCAACATTGGTCACAGCCCGCGCGTGAAGACGAAGGACCCCCGGTGGGATTGGTGATGCTCATGGAAGGCGCGGAGGGAATTCGCTCTATTAAGGAACTCTCCGAATGGTGGGAACTGGGCTTGCGCATGATCGGTCTTGCCTGGGTGGGAACGCGCTACTGCGGCGGCACCGGCGAACCCGGCGGGCTGACCGACGAAGGGCGCCAGTTGATTTCTGCCATGGCAGATTTTAATTTCATCCTCGACCTGAGTCACATGGACGAAGCCGCCGCGTTGGAGTCTCTCGATCGTTATGAAGGCGCGGTGATGGCAAGTCATTCGAATTGCGCCGCGCTGATGAAAGGGTCAGAGTCAAACCGCCATGTGTCTGATCGCGTCATTGCAGGGTTGATCGAACGCGGCGGCGTGCAGGGGCTCATCCCGTTCAACACCTTTCTCAAGGTAGGTTGGAACCGCAAAACTGCGAGCCGCGAGGAGGTACCGTTGGATGCGTACGTGGCTCACATCGACCATGTGTGCCAGATCGCGGGCAATTCCCTCCATGCGGCAATCGGCTCTGATTTCGACGGCGGCTTTGGCTTGCAGTCGATCCCTGCCGAGTTGGATACCATCGCCGACCTGCAGATGGTGCGCGGCAAGTTGCTTGAGCGCGGCTACACTGAAGCGGACGCGGAAAATATTTTGGGCGGCAATTGGCTGAGATTTTTACGAGAGCATTTGCCGAAATGA
- a CDS encoding S1 RNA-binding domain-containing protein, whose amino-acid sequence MESLLNEQELNVDLPQAGEIRKGTIASISPSQILISIGAKSEGVVSGRELDQLTPAEIEALSVGQEVHAFVINPEDANGNVVLSLKRAQEQISWDDVEKLITDAVVIETKIIGFNKGGLIAAVEGLRGFLPSSQIGALRRSQIAGETPEQKYQKMVGQPISIRVIEVDRERRRLIVSERAASAESRQSLKERVIDELQEGQVYTGRVTSLASFGAFINVNGADGLVHLSELSWDHIDHPREALEVGQEVKVKVINIDREKKRIGLSVRALQDDPWRARIEKYSVGQLVEGKITRLTKFGAFARLDEDVEGLIHISEISEQRIEHPKEALHEGDVKTLRVIRIDADQHRIGLSLRKVDSAAFADKDFKMLAAEFDAEDDDPAGDSPFDPPTESTEEK is encoded by the coding sequence ATGGAATCACTGCTCAATGAGCAGGAATTAAACGTCGACCTGCCACAGGCTGGCGAGATTCGCAAAGGGACAATTGCCAGCATCAGCCCCAGCCAGATTCTCATCAGCATTGGCGCGAAATCTGAGGGTGTGGTCTCCGGTCGAGAATTGGATCAACTCACCCCGGCGGAGATCGAGGCGTTGTCGGTCGGGCAGGAAGTCCATGCGTTCGTGATCAATCCCGAAGACGCGAACGGGAACGTTGTCCTCTCCCTCAAACGCGCGCAGGAACAAATTTCATGGGACGACGTGGAAAAACTTATCACCGACGCGGTGGTGATCGAAACCAAGATCATCGGCTTCAATAAGGGCGGGCTGATCGCGGCTGTGGAAGGCTTGCGCGGATTTCTCCCATCGTCACAGATCGGGGCGTTGCGCCGAAGCCAGATCGCCGGCGAAACACCCGAGCAAAAATATCAGAAGATGGTAGGGCAACCCATCTCCATTCGTGTGATTGAAGTGGACCGAGAACGCCGCCGCCTGATCGTTTCGGAACGCGCGGCCAGCGCCGAATCGCGCCAGTCGTTGAAAGAGCGCGTCATCGACGAATTGCAGGAAGGCCAGGTCTATACCGGGCGCGTGACCAGCCTCGCCAGTTTCGGCGCCTTCATCAACGTCAACGGCGCGGACGGGTTGGTGCATCTTTCAGAACTTTCGTGGGATCATATCGATCACCCGCGCGAAGCGCTCGAAGTTGGGCAGGAAGTGAAAGTGAAGGTGATCAACATCGATCGTGAAAAGAAGCGCATCGGTTTGTCGGTGCGCGCTTTACAAGACGATCCGTGGCGCGCGCGCATCGAAAAGTACAGCGTCGGTCAACTTGTGGAAGGCAAGATCACGCGCCTGACGAAGTTTGGCGCGTTTGCCCGCCTCGACGAAGATGTGGAAGGTCTTATTCACATCTCCGAAATTTCAGAACAGCGCATCGAACACCCGAAGGAAGCGTTGCACGAGGGCGATGTGAAAACCCTGCGCGTCATCCGCATCGACGCCGACCAGCATCGCATTGGCTTGAGCCTTCGCAAAGTGGACTCGGCCGCCTTCGCCGACAAAGATTTCAAAATGCTCGCGGCGGAGTTCGACGCCGAAGATGATGATCCTGCGGGAGATTCACCGTTCGATCCGCCGACCGAATCGACCGAGGAAAAATAA
- a CDS encoding ATP-binding protein has product MPPIFPFTAIVGQERMKRALILNAVDTRIGGVLIRGERGTAKSTASRSLAALLPSVKVVDDCRFGCDPDKPNTWCTECKERFAGNKKIPSHTRTTSFVNLPVSATEDRVVGTLDIEQAIQKGERHFEPGVLAGANRGLLYIDEVNLLDDHVVDVLLDSAAMGTNMVEREGISFSHPARFILVGTMNPEEGELRPQLLDRFALSVDIVGIRDARERVMIMERNLGFEQDAESFRQQWKLKEDELSRQIEKGRELVGEVKHTSRDLLSIAALTASLNVDGHRADLVILKAARAQAAFEGRTKINDHDIALAAELALPHRIKRTPFQQAEMTTEQLQERIEQLAGQSMPDESEADESESQQNKTEEKKT; this is encoded by the coding sequence ATGCCACCTATTTTTCCCTTCACAGCTATTGTAGGACAGGAGCGCATGAAACGCGCTCTGATCTTAAACGCCGTAGATACGCGTATCGGCGGCGTGCTTATTCGCGGCGAACGCGGCACTGCCAAATCCACCGCGTCGCGCTCGCTTGCCGCGCTGCTTCCCAGCGTTAAAGTAGTGGACGATTGCCGCTTCGGGTGCGACCCCGACAAGCCCAACACCTGGTGCACCGAATGTAAGGAACGGTTCGCCGGCAACAAAAAAATTCCATCGCACACGCGCACAACCTCGTTCGTAAACCTGCCCGTTTCCGCCACCGAAGACCGCGTGGTCGGCACGCTTGATATCGAGCAGGCGATTCAAAAAGGCGAACGACACTTTGAGCCGGGCGTGCTCGCCGGCGCGAATCGCGGCTTGCTCTACATTGACGAAGTCAATTTGTTGGACGATCACGTGGTAGATGTTCTCCTGGACTCTGCCGCGATGGGAACCAACATGGTCGAACGCGAAGGGATTTCGTTCTCACACCCCGCCCGCTTCATTCTCGTGGGGACGATGAATCCCGAGGAAGGCGAGCTTCGCCCGCAATTGTTAGATCGTTTCGCCCTCTCGGTGGATATCGTCGGCATCCGCGACGCGCGCGAACGCGTGATGATCATGGAACGCAACCTGGGTTTCGAACAAGACGCGGAGTCGTTCCGTCAGCAGTGGAAACTGAAAGAGGATGAGCTATCGCGCCAAATCGAAAAAGGACGCGAACTCGTCGGCGAAGTTAAACATACCAGCCGCGATTTGCTGTCCATCGCCGCGTTGACCGCATCTCTCAATGTGGACGGTCACCGCGCCGACTTGGTCATCTTGAAAGCCGCGCGCGCCCAAGCCGCATTTGAAGGTCGCACAAAGATCAACGACCACGATATCGCGCTTGCCGCCGAACTGGCGCTCCCCCACCGCATCAAACGGACTCCTTTCCAGCAAGCCGAGATGACGACCGAGCAATTGCAGGAACGCATCGAGCAATTGGCGGGGCAGTCTATGCCGGATGAGTCTGAAGCGGACGAGTCTGAGTCTCAGCAGAATAAAACCGAAGAAAAAAAAACTTAA
- a CDS encoding VWA domain-containing protein yields the protein MPQDVFANTSANWWEGGQKVKAGEKFQPRKLNTPLDKLTRKQAGRRSLTKTERKHGRYIKARPAGEKKDDIAFDATIRAAAPHQKKRTEKRKRLAFAIESSDLQRKIRVKRVANLVLFLVDASWSMAVAERMNATKGAILSLLTDAYQRRDRVGLIVFQKDRATLVLPPTNSVQLAQRALMDIPVGGKTPLSAGLFMAADVLRQEKLHHPDVEPLLIVLTDGAGNVSIGTMPPQEESYKFAELIANEKIKCVVINMEHAAFDQGLAQQLANHLKAPCYALSELKAENLYHAVKDEMAKPMKK from the coding sequence ATGCCGCAGGATGTGTTTGCGAACACGTCGGCGAATTGGTGGGAAGGCGGACAGAAAGTAAAAGCGGGAGAGAAGTTCCAACCCCGCAAATTAAACACGCCTCTCGATAAACTCACCCGCAAACAGGCGGGACGGCGTTCGCTTACCAAAACCGAGCGCAAACACGGACGGTATATCAAAGCGCGTCCCGCCGGTGAAAAGAAGGACGATATCGCCTTCGATGCCACCATTCGCGCCGCCGCGCCTCACCAGAAAAAACGGACAGAAAAAAGAAAACGGCTTGCTTTTGCCATCGAGTCGTCGGACTTGCAACGCAAGATCCGCGTGAAGCGCGTGGCAAATCTTGTATTGTTTTTGGTGGACGCTTCGTGGTCCATGGCGGTCGCTGAGCGCATGAACGCGACGAAGGGCGCGATCTTGTCATTGCTCACGGACGCGTATCAACGCCGCGACCGAGTTGGGCTGATCGTCTTCCAAAAAGATCGGGCGACGCTCGTGTTGCCCCCAACAAATTCGGTTCAACTTGCCCAGCGCGCGTTGATGGACATCCCCGTCGGCGGGAAGACCCCGCTTTCGGCGGGCTTGTTCATGGCGGCGGATGTGTTGCGGCAAGAGAAACTCCATCACCCCGATGTGGAACCATTGTTGATCGTTCTCACCGACGGCGCGGGGAACGTGTCCATTGGCACAATGCCCCCGCAAGAGGAATCGTACAAATTCGCCGAACTCATCGCCAACGAAAAGATCAAATGTGTGGTCATCAACATGGAACACGCCGCTTTCGATCAGGGACTCGCGCAACAATTGGCGAATCACCTCAAAGCGCCGTGTTACGCGCTCAGCGAGTTAAAAGCGGAGAATTTGTATCATGCGGTGAAGGATGAGATGGCGAAGCCGATGAAGAAGTGA
- a CDS encoding PaaI family thioesterase, with amino-acid sequence MTQKAFQEYYPESYAHCYGCGTLNEHGHHIQSYWDGDESVCRFMPKPYHIAIPGYVYGGLLASLIDCHGTGTAAGVAYRAAKETDPNSDPNTRFLTASLHVDYLKPTPLGIELEVRGKVKEHKGRKVVIEEWIVANGVVTVKGEVVAVQVPAALVDELLKGKSS; translated from the coding sequence ATGACCCAAAAAGCCTTCCAAGAGTATTACCCCGAATCCTACGCCCACTGCTATGGGTGCGGCACCCTCAACGAACACGGGCATCACATCCAAAGTTATTGGGACGGCGATGAGTCTGTTTGTCGTTTCATGCCCAAGCCGTACCACATCGCCATCCCCGGCTACGTCTACGGCGGACTGCTCGCCTCCCTCATTGACTGTCACGGCACCGGGACAGCCGCCGGAGTCGCCTATCGCGCCGCGAAAGAAACGGACCCCAATTCGGATCCCAACACGCGCTTTCTCACCGCGTCTCTGCATGTGGATTACCTCAAACCAACTCCGCTCGGCATCGAACTCGAAGTGCGCGGCAAAGTGAAAGAACACAAAGGGCGTAAAGTCGTCATCGAAGAATGGATCGTTGCCAATGGTGTTGTCACTGTGAAAGGAGAGGTAGTCGCCGTGCAGGTTCCCGCGGCGCTGGTGGATGAATTGTTGAAGGGAAAATCATCGTAA
- a CDS encoding isopentenyl phosphate kinase family protein, which translates to MKELVFLKLGGSLITDKTKPYTPLLDVMDDLALQIKTALQTHPDLRVLVGHGAGSFGHVPASEYKTRDGLPPRATPLVYRQRDDTQDSYWKGFAEVWYQASTLNRFVMEAFHKADVRAISLPPSSSVISSNGQVSVWDTTPIRMALAADIVPVVFGDTIFDEVRGGTILSTEDLFMYLANALHPDRILLAGLEAAVWEDFPARTKKVGKITPASFNEIQSGVGKSAAADVTGGMESKVKQMLALVKKHENLTVQIFSSDEPGNLVRVLGGETLGTVISS; encoded by the coding sequence ATGAAAGAACTCGTTTTCCTCAAACTGGGCGGCTCGCTGATCACCGATAAAACCAAGCCTTACACTCCCCTGCTGGATGTGATGGACGATCTCGCCTTGCAGATTAAAACCGCGCTTCAAACCCACCCCGACCTGCGCGTGCTCGTTGGACACGGCGCCGGCTCTTTTGGCCACGTGCCCGCGAGCGAATATAAAACGCGCGATGGACTCCCGCCGCGCGCCACGCCGTTGGTCTATCGCCAGCGCGACGACACGCAAGACAGTTACTGGAAGGGTTTTGCCGAGGTCTGGTATCAGGCGTCCACGTTGAATCGATTCGTGATGGAGGCATTCCACAAAGCGGATGTGCGCGCGATTTCTCTGCCGCCCTCGTCCAGCGTGATCTCAAGTAACGGGCAAGTGTCGGTCTGGGATACGACGCCGATCCGCATGGCTCTCGCAGCGGATATCGTGCCGGTGGTGTTCGGCGACACCATCTTCGATGAAGTGCGCGGCGGGACGATCCTTTCTACCGAGGATTTATTTATGTACCTCGCCAACGCGCTTCACCCCGACCGAATCTTGCTCGCGGGGTTGGAAGCCGCCGTCTGGGAAGACTTCCCCGCGCGCACGAAGAAGGTGGGAAAGATCACACCCGCTTCGTTCAACGAGATTCAATCGGGCGTCGGCAAGTCTGCGGCGGCAGATGTGACCGGTGGCATGGAGTCGAAAGTGAAGCAGATGCTTGCGTTGGTCAAAAAGCATGAAAACCTCACCGTACAAATTTTCTCCAGCGATGAGCCGGGGAATCTTGTCCGCGTGTTGGGAGGCGAAACGTTGGGGACGGTGATCAGTTCGTAG
- a CDS encoding formate--tetrahydrofolate ligase, with amino-acid sequence MATKTSKGKKSVKKLVRKVKAAKKAPAFKPTKLKLLRPVPSNIEIAQAATVKPILQIAKELGIRENELELYGPYKAKIKLEILERLKDKPNGKYVVVTAITPTPLGEGKSTTTVGLSQALGAHLGRKSVAAIRQPSQGPIFGIKGGAAGGGYSQVIPMEDFNLHLTGDNHAITAAHNLVAAALDVRVMHEKQQDGEKMFNALCPMDKKGNRKFSPTMLRRVKKLGINKTNPNDLTPEERSRFARLDIDEATITWRRVLDTNDRFLREIQVGLGKDEAGYEHRSGYDITVASEIMAILALTTSVKDMRERFGKMVVATNKNGEAVTVEDLGVAGAVTVLMKDAIKPNLMQTLEGNPATVHAGPFANIAHGNSSILADKIALKLVGKDGFVCTEAGFGADIGMEKFFNIKCRYSGLIPHVVVMVTTVRALKMHGGGPKVVAGKPLPTEYTDENLELLRAGLPNLERHIENARKFGVNVVVAVNSFATDTKNEVELIRDAALKMGASDAVVSTHWADGGAGAKKLAEAVVKAAEMPSKFHFLYPLENNIKSKIEDIAVKLYRADGVDYTPEAEEQIARYTRLGFDQLPICMAKTHLSFTTDASKKGAPTGFRITVREIRASVGAGFLYPILGDMRTMPGLPTRPAFFDVDLDLKTGKVVGLF; translated from the coding sequence ATGGCAACAAAAACCAGCAAGGGGAAGAAATCTGTGAAGAAACTCGTTCGGAAGGTCAAAGCGGCGAAGAAAGCGCCAGCATTCAAGCCAACCAAATTGAAATTGCTACGACCGGTCCCTTCCAATATCGAGATCGCGCAGGCGGCAACGGTCAAGCCGATTCTACAAATAGCGAAAGAGTTGGGAATCCGCGAGAACGAACTGGAGTTATACGGTCCCTACAAAGCCAAGATCAAACTCGAAATTCTCGAGCGCCTCAAGGACAAACCCAACGGCAAATATGTGGTCGTGACCGCCATCACGCCGACCCCGCTTGGCGAAGGCAAAAGCACCACCACCGTAGGCTTGTCGCAAGCGCTGGGCGCGCACCTCGGCAGAAAATCGGTTGCCGCCATCCGCCAGCCCTCACAGGGACCGATCTTCGGGATCAAAGGCGGCGCGGCTGGCGGCGGATATTCGCAGGTTATCCCGATGGAAGATTTCAACCTGCATCTCACCGGCGACAACCACGCCATCACCGCCGCGCACAACCTGGTCGCCGCCGCGCTGGATGTGCGCGTGATGCACGAAAAACAACAAGACGGCGAAAAGATGTTCAACGCGCTCTGCCCGATGGACAAAAAAGGCAACCGCAAATTCTCGCCCACCATGTTGCGCCGCGTGAAAAAACTCGGCATCAACAAAACCAATCCCAATGACCTCACGCCCGAAGAACGGAGTCGCTTCGCGCGGCTCGACATCGACGAAGCCACCATCACCTGGCGGCGCGTGCTGGATACCAACGACCGCTTCCTGCGCGAAATTCAAGTGGGACTTGGCAAAGACGAAGCGGGATACGAACACCGCTCCGGCTACGACATTACGGTTGCTTCAGAGATCATGGCGATCCTCGCGCTGACGACGAGCGTCAAAGATATGCGCGAACGCTTCGGCAAGATGGTTGTCGCCACGAACAAGAACGGCGAAGCCGTGACGGTGGAAGACCTCGGCGTGGCGGGCGCGGTCACCGTGTTGATGAAGGACGCGATCAAGCCGAACCTGATGCAGACTCTCGAAGGCAACCCCGCCACGGTTCACGCCGGACCGTTTGCCAACATCGCCCATGGCAACAGTTCCATCCTCGCCGATAAGATCGCGCTCAAACTCGTCGGCAAGGACGGTTTTGTCTGCACCGAAGCCGGCTTCGGCGCGGATATCGGCATGGAAAAATTCTTCAACATCAAATGCCGTTACTCCGGTTTGATCCCGCATGTGGTGGTGATGGTTACCACCGTCCGCGCGTTGAAAATGCACGGTGGCGGACCGAAAGTGGTGGCGGGTAAACCTCTCCCAACGGAATACACCGACGAGAATCTCGAACTGCTTCGCGCGGGCTTGCCTAACCTGGAACGTCACATCGAGAACGCGCGCAAGTTCGGCGTGAATGTGGTCGTGGCGGTCAACTCGTTCGCCACCGACACCAAAAACGAAGTGGAACTCATCCGCGATGCCGCGCTGAAGATGGGCGCCAGCGACGCGGTCGTTTCGACTCACTGGGCAGACGGCGGCGCGGGCGCGAAGAAATTGGCGGAAGCGGTGGTGAAAGCGGCGGAGATGCCGAGCAAGTTCCATTTCCTGTATCCGCTGGAGAACAACATCAAGAGCAAAATCGAAGATATCGCCGTCAAGCTCTACCGCGCCGATGGCGTGGACTACACCCCCGAAGCCGAAGAACAGATCGCGCGTTACACCCGCCTCGGGTTCGATCAACTTCCCATCTGCATGGCGAAGACGCATCTCTCGTTCACAACGGACGCCAGCAAGAAAGGCGCGCCGACGGGATTCCGCATCACAGTGCGCGAGATCCGCGCAAGCGTGGGCGCGGGATTCCTCTATCCCATCCTCGGCGATATGCGCACGATGCCGGGCTTGCCCACCCGTCCCGCCTTCTTCGATGTGGATTTGGATTTGAAGACCGGTAAAGTAGTGGGATTGTTCTAA
- the gatA gene encoding Asp-tRNA(Asn)/Glu-tRNA(Gln) amidotransferase subunit GatA codes for MTPLPAQTIEEALELMQDKKLTASDLASACLGNIKRLNLKLNAFITVQDSFARSVASTMIPASTPRATYADVLRGIPIAVKDLFDTAGIRTTAGSKFFADHIPDEDAFVVEKLNSAGAFIIGKTNTHEIALGVTGNNPHFGTARNPRDLTRIPGGSSSGSAIAVATGMALGALGTDTGGSIRIPASLCGVVGFKPTYGRVSLRGVFPLSWNLDHVGPLTRSVKDAALLLQAISSYDAFDPASIKMLNGDYLGHLTDDMAGRRIAFAVGDYFASADADVLQAARDAANVFEGMGCIVEEIGMDWLRDAASANKTMTQADGAAAHRDRLKEHPEWFGEDVRRRLQEGAKTTSTEYALARRTQAEMKKRFELFFEAHDLLILPTTPIPAPTIEGHDAVEQAARLTRFTAPFNLTGLPALSIPCGFTSSGLPLGLQIVSRAWGDAKVLNAGYAFEQATEWGEKSRSMV; via the coding sequence ATGACCCCGCTCCCCGCGCAAACCATCGAAGAAGCCCTTGAGTTGATGCAGGATAAAAAACTCACCGCGTCAGACCTCGCTTCTGCCTGCCTCGGCAATATCAAGCGACTCAACCTCAAACTGAACGCGTTCATCACCGTGCAGGATTCGTTCGCGCGCAGTGTGGCAAGCACGATGATCCCCGCCTCAACTCCCCGCGCCACCTACGCGGACGTTCTGCGCGGCATCCCCATCGCCGTCAAGGATCTATTCGACACGGCGGGGATACGCACCACAGCCGGCTCGAAATTTTTCGCAGATCACATCCCCGATGAGGACGCCTTTGTGGTGGAGAAACTCAACTCTGCCGGCGCGTTCATCATCGGCAAGACCAACACGCACGAGATCGCGCTCGGCGTAACCGGGAACAATCCCCATTTCGGCACAGCCCGCAACCCGCGCGATCTCACCCGCATCCCCGGCGGCTCCTCGAGCGGGTCAGCCATCGCGGTGGCGACCGGCATGGCGCTCGGCGCGCTCGGCACCGACACCGGCGGCTCGATCCGCATCCCGGCTTCGCTATGCGGCGTGGTCGGGTTCAAACCCACGTATGGGCGCGTCAGCCTGCGCGGCGTGTTCCCCCTCTCGTGGAATCTCGACCACGTTGGTCCGCTGACTCGAAGCGTGAAAGATGCGGCGCTGTTGTTGCAGGCTATCTCGTCGTATGACGCGTTCGACCCCGCCTCGATCAAAATGTTGAACGGCGATTATCTCGGTCATCTGACAGATGATATGGCGGGCAGGCGCATCGCGTTCGCTGTGGGCGACTATTTTGCAAGCGCGGACGCGGACGTGTTGCAAGCCGCGCGCGATGCGGCAAACGTATTTGAGGGCATGGGGTGCATCGTCGAAGAGATCGGCATGGATTGGTTGCGCGACGCCGCATCTGCCAATAAGACCATGACGCAAGCCGATGGCGCGGCGGCGCACCGCGATCGCTTGAAGGAACATCCCGAATGGTTCGGCGAGGATGTGCGCCGCCGGTTGCAAGAGGGCGCGAAGACCACCTCCACCGAATACGCGTTGGCGAGGCGGACTCAAGCCGAAATGAAGAAACGATTCGAGTTGTTCTTCGAAGCGCACGATTTGCTGATCCTGCCGACCACGCCCATCCCCGCGCCGACCATCGAAGGTCACGACGCGGTGGAGCAAGCCGCGCGGCTGACGCGCTTCACCGCGCCGTTCAACCTCACGGGTCTGCCTGCGCTCTCCATCCCATGCGGATTCACTTCCAGCGGACTACCCCTCGGCTTGCAGATCGTCTCGCGCGCCTGGGGCGACGCGAAAGTTTTGAACGCCGGGTACGCCTTCGAGCAGGCGACGGAATGGGGCGAAAAATCTCGTAGTATGGTCTAA
- a CDS encoding SUMF1/EgtB/PvdO family nonheme iron enzyme: MKKLNSIVSIFFIGAFLMSACNLGAMPQATSEPGSAIQPPVGTEPPVLTEVPIQPTQPQTITQAPVDLSGPPMEVGSKFLYVDGSTLVAVPGGPFTMGHGGDDNPEHEVNVSDFWLYRSKVTNSQYALCVLLGKCSPPNVDKNGGYGDPVRANHPVTGVNYQQASEYCSFVNGRLPTEAEWEKAARGPDGNIYPWGDATPQCDLVNYGTCEYETSKVIDHPAGQSYYEAFDMAGNVYEWVADWYDANYYNNSPLDDPLGPDLALRRSVRSSGFNSPAYESESARRLSLAPVEQRNDLGFRCVVEDPMYFAPMCAAALVYGQDAAPGSPGGGGAPSETCPTVAIQVVPICVNQAGSANVSFTGPPGAAVDAGTCSPTGNPGQYSCLSPTTISIKADCQQSLPGSPACPLGFQQQGNQCVSQGWPGQCLPGYNYDPNSQCCSAQPGQDGSVPLPQCPVGTYYLPGQNVCVPYPAQGVVSVVQNVGIPNCIIPTRKPGGGGDIPDVPTVCAPPTDNCGNFLWCEKLCACVRSSTQCPP, translated from the coding sequence ATGAAGAAGTTGAATAGTATCGTCTCGATATTTTTTATCGGCGCGTTCCTCATGTCCGCATGCAATTTGGGGGCGATGCCTCAGGCGACGAGCGAGCCGGGGAGCGCGATCCAGCCTCCCGTCGGGACTGAACCGCCTGTCTTGACGGAAGTCCCGATCCAGCCGACACAGCCGCAGACGATCACGCAGGCGCCGGTCGACCTTTCCGGTCCTCCGATGGAAGTGGGATCGAAATTCCTGTATGTGGATGGGAGCACGCTCGTGGCGGTGCCGGGCGGTCCGTTCACCATGGGGCATGGCGGGGACGATAACCCTGAGCATGAAGTCAATGTCAGCGATTTTTGGTTATATCGTTCGAAGGTCACGAATTCGCAATATGCGCTGTGTGTTTTGTTGGGCAAATGCTCGCCGCCAAATGTCGATAAGAACGGCGGCTATGGCGACCCGGTGCGGGCGAATCATCCGGTGACGGGCGTGAATTATCAGCAAGCCTCGGAGTATTGTTCGTTCGTGAATGGGCGTTTGCCGACCGAAGCCGAATGGGAAAAAGCCGCGCGCGGACCGGATGGGAACATTTATCCGTGGGGCGACGCGACGCCGCAGTGCGATCTGGTGAACTATGGCACGTGTGAATACGAAACATCGAAAGTGATCGATCACCCTGCGGGGCAGAGTTATTACGAAGCCTTCGATATGGCGGGTAATGTGTATGAATGGGTGGCGGATTGGTACGATGCCAACTATTACAACAATTCGCCGCTGGACGACCCGCTGGGTCCCGATCTTGCCCTCCGTCGGTCTGTGCGCTCCAGCGGATTCAACTCCCCCGCGTACGAATCCGAATCGGCGCGGCGCCTCTCGCTTGCCCCGGTGGAGCAACGCAACGATCTCGGCTTCCGCTGTGTGGTGGAAGACCCGATGTATTTTGCGCCGATGTGCGCCGCCGCGTTGGTGTACGGACAGGACGCCGCGCCCGGCTCGCCTGGCGGCGGAGGCGCGCCTTCAGAGACCTGCCCCACGGTAGCGATTCAAGTTGTGCCGATCTGTGTGAATCAGGCTGGCTCGGCGAATGTGAGTTTTACCGGTCCCCCGGGAGCGGCGGTGGATGCGGGGACTTGTTCGCCCACCGGCAATCCCGGTCAATACAGTTGTCTTTCGCCGACGACCATTTCGATTAAAGCCGATTGCCAGCAATCTTTGCCGGGCAGTCCGGCGTGCCCGCTAGGGTTCCAGCAACAGGGAAATCAATGCGTTTCACAAGGCTGGCCAGGACAGTGTTTGCCGGGTTATAACTATGACCCGAACAGTCAATGTTGCTCGGCTCAACCGGGGCAGGATGGCAGTGTTCCGCTTCCGCAATGCCCGGTAGGTACGTATTATCTCCCCGGTCAAAATGTCTGCGTGCCATACCCCGCGCAGGGAGTTGTGTCGGTGGTGCAGAATGTGGGCATCCCGAATTGCATCATTCCGACGAGGAAGCCGGGTGGTGGGGGAGATATTCCTGATGTTCCCACCGTTTGCGCGCCGCCAACAGATAATTGTGGAAATTTTCTTTGGTGTGAGAAACTTTGCGCTTGTGTTCGCTCGTCAACGCAATGTCCCCCGTGA